In a genomic window of Bicyclus anynana chromosome 5, ilBicAnyn1.1, whole genome shotgun sequence:
- the LOC112051359 gene encoding prisilkin-39 gives MAKWSIIALALVGCAVAEPPVGYSYSAPSSHLIIGGGSGHGSPLASGGHYTSVPVGHQTSEGYHIDPHLLDKIRHIILKDEIQNQAYQSSIGGGHGHGHGISSSYGPPAPVYGVPHDRIVGVELESLQQGIQVAQYHQAEEGYGGYSGGYAGGYAGGYSSGGYSSGGYSSGGYSGGHGSISYSSPSAHYTTIGAPSGSYGVPSPSGSYGVPH, from the exons ATGGCAAAGTGGAGCATT ATTGCCCTCGCGCTGGTCGGCTGCGCCGTGGCCGAGCCTCCGGTAGGCTACAGCTATTCCGCGCCATCTTCTCACCTGATAATTGGCGGCGGATCAGGCCACGGCTCTCCCTTAGCCAGCGGCGGACACTACACCTCAGTCCCAGTCGGTCACCAAACCTCAGAAGGCTACCACATCGACCCTCATCTACTCGACAAAATCAGACACATCATCCTTAAGGACGAAATCCAAAACCAGGCTTACCAATCATCCATCGGAGGTGGACACGGTCATGGCCACGGTATCTCCTCATCCTACGGACCCCCTGCTCCAGTATACGGGGTTCCCCACGACAGAATCGTAGGCGTAGAACTCGAGTCTCTCCAACAAGGTATCCAAGTGGCGCAATACCACCAGGCTGAGGAAGGTTACGGCGGTTACTCTGGCGGTTACGCCGGTGGTTACGCCGGTGGCTACTCCAGCGGTGGTTACTCCAGCGGCGGCTACTCCAGCGGTGGTTACTCCGGCGGTCACGGCTCCATCTCATACAGCTCTCCGTCCGCCCATTACACCACCATCGGCGCCCCCTCAGGCTCCTACGGCGTCCCGTCCCCGTCAGGCTCATACGGTGTCCCGCATTAA